The stretch of DNA GATATGGGATATACGTACATGTTggtgaattttgaaatgattAAACATAAAAAGCTGGTGATACTTTGTACGGGAAACATCaatcttttgaaattattatgagACCTCCAAACTCTACCTTCTTTATGCAGAAAGACTTtggaaagaaagagaaattcgtaagaaaattattaaacatgTAATTCAtttggttgaaaaataaataagaaataatattaaatatgaaacaTAGTTGATTGAATAGAAATGAAACggagagatgatttaaaaatgatGTGATTTCATtgatttaagaataaaaatattgtatacaAACAAAAGacttaaatacacatttgtagaaatattgtataaaattaaaaattaaaaaaattaggaactGATATATAATATGCACCGTTTAAAAATGTAAactatttaaaaacattaattaaaaaaccaaattaaataaaatttgacaaaaataaaaatttaattaaacacaaaataagaataggattaaattaaacaagtgAAAATTATTAAACCTAAAGAAAGTTACAAATTTTACTAAACATTTTGATTTCTTTGGAAAACGCAGAACCTCACAAGACTTGGATCATGGTCTGACCAAAAGCAAGAAGTACACATCCCTTTTTTAACCCGTGAGTTGGAGGGTAGGAAAGTAATTTATTCAAAAGTTAAACAGTAGTTTTTGTACGCCAGCCTCCAATTTCGGTCATGATAATAGCTAAATTTTgactttttacaaaatatttaaaatcattacttctggACTTTTAATGGATTTTACTTTTATGTTCCTATTGTatcttcaaataaattatatttctgtATGCTTTaagagtaaataaaaaatattgaaagaattagtttaataaaaatctTAAAGTCATGAAAGAgatatttattatatgataaaaCTATAGTCTCCCGttggaaaatgaaaaggaaatccGACTAAGTCTTTCATTAACTTAAGAgctaaaccaaaaaaaaaaaaaaaaatactacgaAGGGTAACCTATGgcagaataattataattaagatCTTTTAGTTGGTTTTTTACCTTTCTATTTACCCTTTCTGTGTCTCTGGAACTCACTTACGATTCAGTAACAGTAACTCTACTTTGACTTAACAGTATCGGGAATCTTGGTTCATCTCACTCTGATCTCTAACTGGGTGCAAACCATTGGGCGCGACTCTCCACGCGGACGAGGCAACGACTAGCCTCGTGTGCCACCCAAGCAAGAGGCACCCATTGTTTTCTTCCACTCTGTACCCTTCTCCCCCCTCATCGTATAGGCCCAGTAACATCCTCGCTTGTCTGAACGCGTTCGAACCCATGCGAACCGGTTCGAACCCGCCCAAACCGAACCGTTCTCTCCACTGACCCAGCGTTTCGTGCCTCTCCACGCGTTCATCCCCCTCACACGCCACCACGTTACATATCTGCCTCCCTAAGTACATCTCCGCCATCACCAGCGCCTGTTCACTCGGCGCCGCCATCGATCCCTCCATCGAGTCAAACAAACTCGAGTAATAGTACAATGCTTCCGTGAACCGCTCTAGAAAAACCGGACCGTTGTGATTCGCTTCTTGCTCCACCACTGTAAATATCTCTGGTTTAATCGTCTTAACCGTGGCTAACACCTTTTCAATGTCAACAGGCCGCGCCAGCAAGCGGTGAAGCTCGAAGATGGAGTTAACCGCCACGAATTCTCCGGCTCGGATCTCGAGCACGGACGGATCTAGGTCCGCTAAACTGTTACACACGAATCCGCGGAACTCGAATGGAATCCTAATTCTTCGAGCGAGTTCCGCCAGTCTCAAACCGACCTGACTCAGCGAGTCCGAATCGGGGTCGTCGAGCCGCGGCGGTCCGATCCCGCTGAGGCGGAACGCTGGCGGACCTCCCGGACGGACCGCGAGTGCTTGCATGAACGCAGGCCACTGCAACCCCTGCTTCAGGCCAAAATCGATAACATGCACCGTGTCCGCGGTGGCTAATGCTTCGAGGATGGCGTGGTTCGCCGTGAAGTGCGCGAATTTCAGGTACGGGCTCGATTCGTAGAAATGTGTGTGAAGCAAGTCGGAGTAGGAAGTGTCTAGAGTCTCGTGAGGGTAGAATCCATAGATTCTTCGAGCGAGAGCTTGAGCGAAGAACGATGCAACCTTCCCCATTGAACCTCCTTGTGACGCAGCGAGGT from Vigna unguiculata cultivar IT97K-499-35 chromosome 8, ASM411807v1, whole genome shotgun sequence encodes:
- the LOC114194363 gene encoding DELLA protein RGL1-like → MGDANAVKGERSGGEKRKKMFEEEENEDKLLAGVGYKVCSSDMVDVAHKLDQLEMVMEEDGIPNLASDTVHYDPTDLYGWVQNILNNAPNHTPTTASNNAAIPSPLITVPENDRTAIQLPYIEAYPQTENQNCHKRFKSSPSPSPLWPAISSDNVLPVVLVEEAGVHLVHALMACAEAIQLGNASLASDLVKHAGNLAASQGGSMGKVASFFAQALARRIYGFYPHETLDTSYSDLLHTHFYESSPYLKFAHFTANHAILEALATADTVHVIDFGLKQGLQWPAFMQALAVRPGGPPAFRLSGIGPPRLDDPDSDSLSQVGLRLAELARRIRIPFEFRGFVCNSLADLDPSVLEIRAGEFVAVNSIFELHRLLARPVDIEKVLATVKTIKPEIFTVVEQEANHNGPVFLERFTEALYYYSSLFDSMEGSMAAPSEQALVMAEMYLGRQICNVVACEGDERVERHETLGQWRERFGLGGFEPVRMGSNAFRQARMLLGLYDEGGEGYRVEENNGCLLLGWHTRLVVASSAWRVAPNGLHPVRDQSEMNQDSRYC